GGGACGTTCACCGCCGCCTCGCCGAGGCGATAGCTGTAGTCGCCCGCTTCGACCTTGGCGTAGCCGTCGAAGCCGGCGGTGGAGGCCTTGGCCTGGATCAGGTTCACCCCGCCGATCAGGGCGCCGCGACCGAACAGCGTGGACTGCGGTCCCTTGGCCACCTCGACCCGCTCCAGGTCGAACAGCTCGACGTACGAGCCCTGGGCCTTCGAGATCGAGACGCCGTCCTGGAACACCGAGACCCGCGCCTCGGCGAAGGCGTCGGTGGAGTCCGAGGTGATGCCGCGCATCACGAAGCCCGGGTTGTTCGGCGACTGGTCCTGCACCTCGAAGCCGGGCGTGAACAGCGACAGGTCGGCGAAGTCTTGGACGCCCAGGGCCTCCAGCCGCTCGCCGCCGAAGGCCGTCAGGGCGATCGGCACGTCGATCGCCTGCTGCTGCTGCTTCTGGGCCGTGACGACGATCTCCTCGACCGCCGGGGCCTCCTGGGCGAAGGCCGGGCCGCACGCGCCGGCGACGGCCAGGGCGCTCGCCGCGGCCAGCAGCCGCGAACGTGACTTGATCATTGAACTATCCCCTACGCTTGGACGCGTAGGATCGGCCGTAAGCTGCGACTGCTAAGAACTCGTGACAGCCGCCGCGCCTCAGACGCGGCCGGTCACCGGCATCAGGGCGCCCGTCACCGCGCTGGCCGCCTCGCTCGCCAGGAACAGGATCACGGCGGCCAGGTCGTCCGGCGCCACCCAGGCCGAGAAGTCCGCGTCCGGCATGTCGGCGCGGTTCGTGGGGGTGTCGATGATCGAGGGCAGCACGGCGTTGACCGTCACCCCGTCGGCCTTCAGCTCCTCGGCCAGCGCCTGGGTCAGGCTGTGGACCCCCGACTTGGCGGCCGCATAGGGGCCCATGCCGGCGCCGGCCTTGAGCGCGGCGGCCGAGCCCACATTGACGATCCGGCCCGCGGCGCTGGCCTTCAGGTGCGGGATCGCTGCGCGGCAGGCGTTGGCGGCCGTGACGACGTTGAGCCGGTGCATGGCGGCCCAGCTCGCGGGATCGCCGCCCTCCAGCTTCTCCCAGGTGAACCCCCCGGCGATGTTCAGGAGCGCGTCCAGCCCGCCGAGGCGCTCGCCGGCGGCGGCCATGGCGGCCGAGGCCTGCACGGCGTCGGTCAGGTCCACGCCCGTCTGCACGAACGCGCCCTCGGGGCCCGGACACGCCTTGGCATGGTCGATGAGCGCCAGCCGCGCGCCCTGGGCGGCGGCGGCCTTCACCACGGCCTGGCCCAGCACGCCGGCCGCGCCGGTGATTGCGATGATGCGTCCCGCCATCCCAGACTCCCAGAATCGTCATGGCCGGGCTTGGTCCCGGCCATCCATAAGCACCGCACTTCGGGGCGAGCCCGCAAGCGCCTGCGTGACTGGACCCCCGGGACAGGCCCGGGGATGACGGTTTCGACCGGCCTAGAGCCGCTCGACGATGGTGACGTTGGCCATGCCGCCGCCTTCGCACATCGTCTGCAGGCCGTACTTCTTGCCGCGCTTCTGCAGGGCATAGAGCAGCGTGGTCATCAGCTTGGTGCCAGAGGCGCCCAGCGGGTGGCCCAGCGCGATGGCGCCGCCGTTGACGTTCATCCGCTCGGGATCCACGCCCAGCTTCTGGAGGTAGGCCACCGGCACCGAGGCGAAGGCCTCGTTGACTTCGTAGAGGTCGATGTCGTCGACGGACATGCCGGCCTTCTTCAGCGCCCGCTCGGTCGCCGGGATCGGCGCCTCCAGCATGATCACCGGGTCGTGGCCCAGGATCGACAGGTGGTGGATGCGGGCCATCGGCGTGAGGTTGTGCTCCTTCAGCGCCTTCTCCGAGACGATCATCACGCCCGAGGCGCCGTCGCAGATCTGGCTGGAGGTGGCCGCCGTGATCCGGCCGCCCTCGCGCAGCAGCTTCACGCCCTTCATGCCGTCGAGGCTGACATCGAAGCGGATGCCCTCGTCCACGTCATGGCGAACGGTGTTGCCCTCGGCGTCGAGGCCGTCGATGGCGACGATCTCGTCCTTGAACGCCCCGCCCTGGGTCGCGGCGATGGCGCGCTGGTGGGACTGGTAGCCGAACTCGTCCAGCTGGTCCTTGGTCAGGCCGTACTTCTCGGCGACCATCTCGGCGCCCATGAACTGGCTGAACTGGATGTTGGGGTAGCGCTCCTCCATCCGCGGGCTCTTCGGCACGCCGAAGCCTTCCTTGGCGGCCAGCGACACCGACAGGCCCATGGGCACGCGGGTCATGCTCTCGACGCCCGAGGCGATCACCACGTCCATGGTGCCGCTCATCACGGCCTGGGCGGCGAACTGGAGGGCCTGCTGCGAGGAGCCGCACTGGCGGTCGACCGAAGTGGCCGGCACGCTTTCCGGCAGCTTGGAGGCCAGGACCGCGTTGCGGGCGATGTTGGTGGACTGCTCGCCCACCTGCATGACGCAGCCCATCACGACGTCCTCGACGGCCGCCGGGTCGACGCCGGTGCGGTCCATCAGCTCGTTCAGGACCACCGCGCCCAGGTCGGCGGGGTGCCAGCCCCGCACGCGACCGCCCTTGCGACCGCCCGCGGTCCGGGTGGCGGCGACGATATAGGCCTCGGCCATCTCAACAGCTCCGTTTCGCTTCCTCTACGCCCCTCGGGCGCGTCGCGACGACATGTATTGAGGCGCCGCAGCGTAAGACAATCACCCCTTCGCGACGCCTCTGGCGAAGGTCTCCGAGAGTATGCGTTCCAGCCATTCCCGGTCGGTAGAATCGAAGGCGGCCTTCGTCTCGGAATCCACGTCGAACACCGCGATCAGCTCGCCGCCGGCGTCCAGCACCGGCACGACGATCTCGCTGGCCGAGCGGCTGTCGCAGGCGATGTGGCCCGGGAAGGCGTGCACGTCCTCGACAAGCTGGGTCTGCCGCGTCGCGGCCGCCGCCCCGCAGACCCCCCGGCCGAAGGCGATGCGGAGGCAGCCCAGGGTGCCCTGGTAGGGCCCCACCACCAGCTCGTCCCCCTTCGCCGGATCGACCACGTAGAAGCCGGTCCAGAAGTAGTGCTCGAAGCTGTTCGCCAGCATCGAGGCGACCGTCGCCATCCGCGCGACGAGGTTGGGCTCGCCGTCCAGGACCGAGGCGATCTCCTCGGCGACGGCGGCGTAGCGCTCCGCCTTCGAGGCGGGCAGGACGATCTCGTTGAAGGCTTCGGCCATGGTCTGCATGTAGCCTTCCGCGGCGTCTGGACAAAGCCTGGCCGAGCGCTTTCTCTGGCGCCCTGTTCGCGTCGCGGTTCGGGGGGTTCTCACATGCGCATGACGGTTCTGGCGTCCATCCTGGCGCTGGCGGCGACGGCTCCTGCCGCGGCTCCGGCCCTGGCGCAGGTCGCGGAGGGCCCGTCGCGGACCTTCACGGCCCGAGACCTGTTCGGCCTGCAGCAGGCGAGCGATCCGCAGGTGCGGCCCGACGGCGGGGCGGTGGCCTACGTCCGCGCCCGCAACGACATCATGACCGATCGCAGCCAGCGCTCGATCTGGTTGGCCGACCTGTCCACCGGCGCCCAGGCGCCGCTGGTGGTGGACGACGGGAACAACTTCGCCCCGCGCTGGTCGCCGGACGGGACGCGGCTGGCCTATGTCTCGGCCCAGCCGGGCGAGCGGCCGCAGCTCTACGTCCGCTGGGTGGCCTCGGGCCGCTCGGCCAAGGTGGCGACGCTCGAGCAGGCGCCGAACGACATCGCCTGGTCGCCCGACGGCCGCACGCTGGCCTTCACCATGATCGAGCTCGACGAGGGCAAACCCCTCGGCGCTCCCCTCAAGAAGCCGGACGGCGCGAAGTGGGCCGAGCCGCTGAAGGTGATCGACCGGGTCACCTACCGCTTCGACGGCCAGGGCTACATGAAGCCGGGCTTTCGGCAGGTGTTCGTGGTCTCGGCCGACGGCGGCCAGCCGCGCCAGGTCACCTTCG
The Phenylobacterium zucineum HLK1 genome window above contains:
- a CDS encoding SDR family NAD(P)-dependent oxidoreductase translates to MAGRIIAITGAAGVLGQAVVKAAAAQGARLALIDHAKACPGPEGAFVQTGVDLTDAVQASAAMAAAGERLGGLDALLNIAGGFTWEKLEGGDPASWAAMHRLNVVTAANACRAAIPHLKASAAGRIVNVGSAAALKAGAGMGPYAAAKSGVHSLTQALAEELKADGVTVNAVLPSIIDTPTNRADMPDADFSAWVAPDDLAAVILFLASEAASAVTGALMPVTGRV
- a CDS encoding GAF domain-containing protein; amino-acid sequence: MAEAFNEIVLPASKAERYAAVAEEIASVLDGEPNLVARMATVASMLANSFEHYFWTGFYVVDPAKGDELVVGPYQGTLGCLRIAFGRGVCGAAAATRQTQLVEDVHAFPGHIACDSRSASEIVVPVLDAGGELIAVFDVDSETKAAFDSTDREWLERILSETFARGVAKG
- a CDS encoding acetyl-CoA C-acetyltransferase, with protein sequence MAEAYIVAATRTAGGRKGGRVRGWHPADLGAVVLNELMDRTGVDPAAVEDVVMGCVMQVGEQSTNIARNAVLASKLPESVPATSVDRQCGSSQQALQFAAQAVMSGTMDVVIASGVESMTRVPMGLSVSLAAKEGFGVPKSPRMEERYPNIQFSQFMGAEMVAEKYGLTKDQLDEFGYQSHQRAIAATQGGAFKDEIVAIDGLDAEGNTVRHDVDEGIRFDVSLDGMKGVKLLREGGRITAATSSQICDGASGVMIVSEKALKEHNLTPMARIHHLSILGHDPVIMLEAPIPATERALKKAGMSVDDIDLYEVNEAFASVPVAYLQKLGVDPERMNVNGGAIALGHPLGASGTKLMTTLLYALQKRGKKYGLQTMCEGGGMANVTIVERL